From the Eremothecium cymbalariae DBVPG#7215 chromosome 6, complete sequence genome, one window contains:
- the SRP1 gene encoding karyopherin alpha (similar to Ashbya gossypii ABL150W): MDSESLATNKFVPEYRRTNFKNKGRFSADELRRRRDNQQVELRKAKRDEALAKRRNFSSTTATGNDSEDDDGETESQDQQFYQQLSQELPQMLQQIQSNDFQEQLAATVKFRQILSREHRPPINLVIDSGVVPTLVSFMHENQPEMLQLEAAWALTNIASGTSEQTRFVVDAGAVPLFIQLLYSNSVEVKEQAIWALGNVAGDSTSYRDYVLDCGAMEPILSLFEVSKTSLIRTATWTLSNLCRGKKPQPDWSKVSQALPTLSKLIYSIDTETLVDACWAISYLSDGPVNAIQSVVDARIPKRLVELLSHQSTLVQTPALRAVGNIVTGNDLQTQIVINCGVLPALRNLLTSSKESIRKEACWTISNITAGNTDQIQAVIDANLIPPLIKLLETAEYKTKKEACWAISNASSGGLQRPDIIRYLVSQGCIKPLCDLLEIADNKIIEVTLDALENILKMGEAEKEARGSAINENADYIEKAGGMEKIFNCQSNANEKIYEKAYNIIEKYFGAEDDNIDESMAPQTAGNTFGFGSNMNQQFSFN, encoded by the coding sequence ATGGACAGTGAGTCGTTAGCTACCAACAAGTTTGTTCCTGAATACAGGCGTACTAATTTTAAGAACAAGGGACGTTTCTCTGCGGATGAGTTGCGTCGTCGTAGAGACAACCAACAGGTTGAATTAAGGAAAGCTAAAAGGGATGAAGCCCTTGCTAAGAGAAGgaatttttcttcaacCACGGCCACAGGGAATGATTctgaggatgatgatgggGAGACAGAGTCTCAAGATCAGCAGTTTTACCAGCAGTTGTCTCAAGAATTGCCTCAGATGTTGCAGCAGATTCAATCTAATGATTTTCAGGAGCAATTGGCAGCTACTGTGAAGTTTAGGCAGATTTTGTCGCGTGAGCATAGGCCTCCGATTAACCTGGTTATTGATTCTGGAGTTGTTCCGACGCTTGTTAGTTTCATGCATGAAAATCAGCCAGAAATGCTGCAGCTGGAGGCTGCATGGGCATTGACTAATATTGCTTCAGGGACTTCTGAACAGACACggtttgttgttgatgcAGGAGCTGTTCCTCTGTTCATTCAGTTATTATATTCCAATTCCGTGGAGGTTAAGGAGCAAGCCATTTGGGCTTTGGGGAATGTTGCGGGAGATTCTACTTCCTATAGAGATTATGTCTTGGACTGTGGAGCGATGGAGCCAATTTTATCGCTTTTTGAGGTTTCTAAAACGTCGTTGATTAGAACTGCAACCTGGACGCTATCCAATTTGTGTCGTGGTAAAAAACCTCAGCCTGACTGGAGTAAAGTTTCTCAGGCACTCCCAACTTTGTCCAAGTTAATTTATTCCATTGACACTGAAACGCTAGTTGATGCTTGTTGGGCTATATCTTATTTATCAGATGGTCCTGTTAATGCTATCCAATCTGTAGTGGATGCCAGAATCCCCAAGAGGTTGGTTGAGTTGTTGTCTCATCAGTCTACTCTGGTTCAAACTCCTGCCTTGAGAGCTGTAGGTAATATTGTCACAGGTAATGATTTGCAAACCCAAATTGTTATAAATTGTGGTGTATTGCCTGCTCTTAGGAACcttttaacttcttcaaaagagTCTATTAGAAAGGAGGCTTGTTGGACGATTTCAAACATTACTGCCGGTAACACAGATCAGATTCAAGCTGTTATTGATGCAAACCTCATCCCACCATTGATCAAGTTGTTAGAAACTGCGGAATATAAGACGAAGAAGGAAGCATGCTGGGCTATTTCGAATGCGTCCTCTGGTGGTTTGCAAAGACCTGACATTATTAGATACTTAGTGTCTCAGGGCTGTATAAAGCCATTATGTGATTTGTTAGAGATTGCTGATAACAAGATTATTGAAGTCACTTTGGATGCTTTAGAGAACATCTTGAAAATGGGCGAAGCTGAAAAGGAAGCACGGGGATCTGCTATTAACGAGAACGCTGATTATATTGAGAAGGCTGGCGGCATGGAAAAGATCTTCAACTGTCAGTCAAATGCTAACgaaaaaatatatgaaaaGGCgtataatattattgaaaaatattttggtgCAGAAGATGACAATATAGATGAGTCCATGGCCCCACAGACAGCAGGTAATACGTTCGGGTTTGGTTCTAACATGAACCAGCAGTTCAGCTTTAACTGA
- a CDS encoding uncharacterized protein (similar to KLLA0D08624p Kluyveromyces lactis) gives MKLSLVAGSLIGLFQVVFAQEQDSANVAESPSMSSSDTYRYGRFDKITDSESSTYSGTSTYGRFDKTSDTESSFASSTSTYGRFDKTSRSESENGAMNYPHGNARFSGMMLGCIMMLL, from the coding sequence ATGAAGTTGTCACTGGTTGCTGGTTCTTTAATTGGGCTGTTCCAAGTTGTTTTTGCGCAGGAACAAGATTCTGCAAATGTTGCAGAATCGCCTTCTATGAGTTCTTCCGATACTTATAGGTATGGCAGATTCGACAAAATCACGGACTCCGAATCTTCTACTTATTCTGGCACCTCTACGTATGGCAGGTTTGATAAGACTAGCGATACCGAGTCCTCATTTGCTTCCAGTACCTCCACGTACGGTAGGTTTGATAAGACAAGTCGTTCTGAATCAGAGAACGGTGCCATGAATTATCCACATGGGAACGCCCGTTTTAGCGGCATGATGCTGGGGTGTATCATGATGTTGTTGTGA
- the DUG3 gene encoding glutamine amidotransferase subunit DUG3 (similar to Ashbya gossypii ABL151W), translating into MCRFLIYKGKEPIRLSHLLTRPEHSIINQSFDSRLRLDRRRPINGDGFGVAYYSDGEELGKEPCLFKAITPAWNNQNLESLAEKTKSSLVFAHVRASTCGVLSATNCHPFTYHKLTFMHNGGVANFSKIKRRLLAHIDDVYFNYIQGSTDSECSFALFLDTLDKMGHDPSQIHGHFDHQVLRQALQKTIEYLRDWTKDVSADPASTREPSLLNFAVTDGVCVVISRYITSSTDEAASLHFSCGSNFVEYSPGEYRMERLDRNQDVVMVASEPLTFERGDWTTVPTNSILTIKNQSVLLHPFIDEYYQEDPTYSRSATLAESKGLIGAVPVAHSVAKVPPLEREGRTRPSRSLHDA; encoded by the coding sequence ATGTGTCGGTTTTTGATATACAAGGGCAAGGAGCCTATAAGATTATCTCACCTGTTGACAAGACCGGAACATTCAATTATCAACCAATCATTTGACAGTAGATTGAGGCTAGATAGAAGACGGCCAATAAACGGTGATGGTTTTGGAGTTGCGTATTATTCAGATGGCGAAGAACTTGGCAAAGAACCGTGTCTTTTTAAGGCTATAACCCCTGCTTGGAATAATCAAAACTTGGAATCTCTAGCCGAAAAAACAAAGTCCAGCTTAGTGTTTGCACATGTACGAGCGTCTACCTGTGGTGTTTTATCTGCAACCAATTGCCATCCTTTCACTTATCATAAACTGACTTTCATGCACAATGGTGGCGTTGCCAACTTTAGCAAGATCAAAAGACGACTACTGGCACATATCGATGATGTATACTTTAATTACATTCAAGGGAGTACCGATTCCGAATGTTCGTTTGCACTCTTCTTAGACACGCTGGATAAAATGGGGCATGATCCAAGCCAAATACACGGCCATTTTGATCATCAAGTGTTGCGTCAAGCATTACAGAAGACTATTGAGTATTTGAGAGATTGGACCAAAGACGTCTCCGCAGATCCAGCGTCCACCCGGGAGCCATCGCTACTCAACTTTGCCGTCACCGATGGAGTATGTGTGGTGATATCTCGATACATAACGTCAAGTACAGACGAGGCTGCCTCCTTACATTTCAGCTGTGGATCTAACTTTGTGGAGTACTCGCCAGGAGAGTACAGAATGGAGAGATTGGATAGAAATCAGGACGTAGTTATGGTTGCCAGCGAACCATTAACATTTGAACGTGGAGATTGGACCACTGTGCCTACGAATAGTATCCTAACAATCAAGAACCAGTCCGTGCTTCTGCATCCgtttattgatgaatattaCCAAGAGGATCCTACTTACTCTAGAAGTGCTACACTGGCCGAAAGTAAAGGTCTAATTGGCGCCGTACCTGTAGCCCATTCGGTAGCAAAAGTGCCTCCTTTGGAGCGGGAAGGTCGCACTCGGCCTTCAAGATCTCTTCACGATGCATAG
- the DTD1 gene encoding D-tyrosyl-tRNA(Tyr) deacylase (similar to Ashbya gossypii ABL152W) → MRIVLQKVSQASISIANETIANIKHGYMLLVGLSKGDTVDEVEKMAKKVALLRVFADDTGKMWKKNIKEVDGEVLSVSQFTLMAKTKKGSKPDFHMALESSLAKDIYGHFFSCLKAEVGEDKVFDGQFGGLMSCSLTNEGPVTIILDSENPT, encoded by the exons ATGAGAATTGTATTACAGAAAGTTAGTCAAGCCTCTATTTCAATTGCGAATGAGACAATCGCCAA TATCAAGCATGGTTATATGCTTTTAGTCGGGCTTTCTAAAGGCGACACAGTCGATGAAGTCGAGAAGATGGCCAAGAAAGTAGCATTACTGAGGGTTTTTGCAGACGATACAGGTAAGATGTGGAAAAAGAACATCAAAGAGGTCGATGGAGAGGTGCTATCCGTTTCACAATTTACTCTAATGGCCAAAACTAAGAAAGGTTCCAAACCCGATTTCCATATGGCCCTCGAGAGTTCATTAGCGAAGGATATATACGGTCATTTCTTTTCCTGTTTGAAGGCAGAGGTCGGAGAAGACAAAGTCTTTGACGGTCAATTTGGAGGTCTCATGAGTTGTTCGTTAACCAATGAAGGTCCTGTCACTATCATACTCGATTCTGAAAACCCCACATAA
- the CHS1 gene encoding chitin synthase I (similar to Ashbya gossypii ABL153W): MSRKFYNRFGFFPNSHDGDRRQDDKDSGDGEVDAREDRSEGGLGVVKNIPYPSNIDYQIPGDLQDYRPNRNVHRNMEESHVHRVGRVSDVVSPGNGRQYRTRLGQFNDSIYYGDVNNVNNMETSLESVGMDHGRHKDTLPILRNTEMQYVYGSGRAYSPFAQNYQNDLEERLGYIDQQGDDYQIISYLDSHGEVVNPYGNRQLLFGYGDGDYQYDEEGYKGSSDQFGRLATNSETNDMTTTPVFGSSPGANTMAFLGGTDEDGKQHDLGLLWTPNQTEKVIRKFKLWHGNFVFDCPISERLVLEYAHGMSDGQLTNEYKFMRYQAVTCEPNDFQNNNFTLRQLKYMSPRRTELMVVITMYNENDILLARTLKGVMDNIKHFTKRKRSSVWGPDAWKKICVCIVSDGRNAINERALALMSALGCYQDGFAKDEINGKKVVAHLYEHTTKINISRVTGSKVKLSCGKKTVPVQLLFCLKERNQKKINSHRWAFEAFSEVLQPEVITLLDAGTMPGKDSIYELWREFNDPNIGGACGEIKTDLGLGYSKLFNPLVASQNFEYKMSNILDKTTESNFGFISVLPGAFSAYRFSALKGEPLKKYFMGENLNSTVFVSNMYLAEDRILCFEIVTKKKAQWLLKYCRSSYGSTDVPERIPEFILQRRRWLNGSFFAALYSFVHFYKIWTSGHSLLRKVLLNIEFLYLFITMLSAWFSLSSFFLVFRILTLSLTISYPEHVIFRVLSVVFLWLYGVNVLITFILSLGNKPRGTPKFYLVTFIFFAILMIYMLFCAIFLSANSILKLMSENKLTFQGLITSETFRNLVISMASTYCLYFMASVVYLQPIHMFTSFIQYVLLSPSYINVLNIYAFCNVHDISWGTKGVLAKPLGKIQSKEDGTVNMEIPVSSQEIEYNYEKYMELLTESAPNNTEEKLSFEDEKNSYLATVRSVVIIFWIISNFIIIAIVLETGGIGQYQIMNQIYRTESQTVIVLPKKANIYFSVILWLVGFMAAVRFLGCCIYMLKRVSRRLRCW; encoded by the coding sequence ATGAGTAGAAAGTTTTATAATAGATTTGGATTTTTTCCGAATAGTCATGACGGTGACAGACGACAGGATGATAAAGATAGTGGTGATGGGGAAGTTGACGCCAGGGAGGATAGATCTGAAGGGGGTTTGGGGGTGGTTAAGAATATTCCatatccttcaaatattgattatCAGATTCCTGGCGATCTGCAAGATTATAGACCAAATCGCAATGTTCACAGAAATATGGAGGAGAGTCATGTGCATAGGGTTGGAAGGGTTTCCGACGTGGTTTCTCCAGGCAATGGGAGGCAGTATAGGACACGATTAGGCCAATTTAACGATTCTATTTATTATGGGGACGTCAATAACGTCAATAACATGGAGACTAGTCTTGAATCTGTTGGGATGGATCATGGTCGGCACAAAGATACATTACCGATACTGAGAAATACTGAGATGCAATACGTATACGGCAGCGGACGAGCATATAGTCCTTTTGCACAGAATTATCAGAATGATCTAGAGGAGCGGTTGGGGTATATTGATCAGCAGGGAGATGATTATCAGATTATTTCATATTTAGATAGCCATGGGGAGGTGGTTAATCCTTACGGAAATCGTCAACTATTGTTCGGTTACGGTGATGGTGATTACCAGTATGATGAAGAGGGGTACAAGGGCTCCAGTGACCAATTTGGGAGGCTTGCAACCAATAGTGAAACTAATGATATGACCACGACTCCGGTCTTTGGCAGTTCTCCTGGCGCGAACACAATGGCTTTTCTCGGCGGTactgatgaagatggtaaACAGCATGATTTAGGGTTACTTTGGACGCCTAATCAAACTGAAAAAGTCATAAGGAAGTTTAAATTGTGGCATGGTAATTTCGTCTTTGACTGTCCAATTAGTGAGCGTTTAGTATTGGAATATGCTCATGGTATGAGCGACGGGCAGCTAACAAATGAGTACAAATTCATGAGATATCAAGCTGTGACCTGCGAACCAAACGACTTTcagaataataattttaCATTACGTCAATTGAAGTATATGTCGCCTCGCCGGACTGAGTTGATGGTAGTGATAACCATGTACAATGAAAACGACATTTTGTTGGCACGTACTTTAAAGGGAGTGATGGACAACATAAAGCATTTTACTAAAAGAAAACGATCTTCTGTCTGGGGGCCTGATGcttggaagaagatttgTGTTTGCATCGTTTCAGATGGAAGGAATGCGATTAATGAACGTGCGTTAGCCTTAATGAGTGCATTGGGATGCTATCAGGACGGATTTGCAAAGGATGAAATTAATGGGAAAAAAGTTGTTGCACATTTGTATGAACACACCACCAAGATAAATATATCGCGAGTTACTGGTTCCAAAGTCAAGCTATCATGTGGCAAGAAGACTGTTCCAGTCCAATTGTTATTTTGCTTGAAGGAACggaaccaaaaaaagattaattCTCACCGTTGGGCCTTCGAAGCTTTTTCAGAAGTTTTGCAACCAGAAGTAATTACCTTATTAGATGCTGGTACTATGCCTGGAAAGGATTCAATTTATGAGCTATGGAGAGAGTTCAACGATCCAAATATCGGTGGTGCATGCGgagaaattaaaacagaCCTAGGTTTAGGATATTCCAAGTTATTTAATCCCTTAGTGGCTTCACAAAATTTCGAATATAAGATGTCCAATATTCTAGACAAAACGACGGAGTCCAATTTTGGATTTATTAGTGTCTTGCCAGGTGCTTTTTCAGCTTATAGATTTTCCGCACTAAAGGGTGAACCATTAAAAAAGTACTTCATGGGAGAGAATTTGAATTCGACTGTTTTCGTTTCAAATATGTACTTGGCAGAGGATAGAATTCTATGCTTTGAAATTGTGACTAAGAAGAAGGCTCAATGGTTATTAAAGTATTGCAGATCGTCATACGGGTCCACCGACGTCCCTGAACGTATTCCGGAATTCATATTACAACGAAGGAGATGGTTAAATGGTTCTTTCTTTGCTGCGCTGTATTCATTTGTTCATTTTTATAAGATCTGGACAAGTGGTCACAGTCTCTTGAGGAAggttttgttgaatatcgagtttctttatttgtttATCACGATGCTAAGCGCTTGGTTTTCATTAAGTTCATTTTTCTTAGTTTTCAGGATCTTAACTCTCTCTCTTACGATATCATATCCGGAGCATGTTATTTTCCGAGTTCTTTCAGTTGTATTCCTATGGTTATATGGTGTTAACGTGTTAATTACATTCATCTTGTCTTTAGGAAATAAGCCAAGGGGTACTCCGAAATTCTATTTGGTGACGTTCATATTCTTCGcaatattgatgatttaCATGTTATTCTGTGCGATATTCTTGTCTGCAAATTCCATCTTAAAACTCATGAGTGAAAATAAACTGACTTTTCAAGGCTTAATCACGAGTGAAACTTTCAGAAACTTGGTGATCTCAATGGCATCGACTTATTGTCTATATTTCATGGCTTCGGTTGTGTACTTACAACCGATTCACATGTTCACTTCTTTTATTCAATACGTCTTGTTGAGCCCTTCATACATTAACGTTTTGAACATATATGCGTTCTGTAATGTTCACGATATATCTTGGGGTACTAAAGGGGTACTTGCAAAGCCATTGGGGAAAATTCAATCGAAGGAAGACGGTACTGTGAATATGGAAATCCCGGTATCATCTCAAGAAATCGAATACAACTACGAAAAATATATGGAACTTCTCACAGAGTCTGCTCCGAATAACACTGAAGAGAAGCTATCTTTCgaagatgaaaagaatTCTTATCTTGCCACTGTTAGATCAGTGGTAATTATCTTTTGGATTATTTCGAACTTTATTATCATAGCCATTGTTTTGGAAACAGGTGGCATTGGACAATATCAAATCATGAATCAAATCTACCGTACTGAAAGTCAGACTGTAATTGTCTTGCCAAAAAAGGCAAACATATATTTTTCCGTTATATTATGGTTGGTAGGGTTTATGGCGGCTGTCAGATTTCTTGGttgttgtatttatatGCTAAAGCGAGTTTCTAGAAGACTCCGGTGCTGGTAA
- a CDS encoding uncharacterized protein (similar to Ashbya gossypii ABL154W), translated as MLSDVVKTLRSYANAFQLYEKALGMSCNTSDDSYNILYNQTRLLLMIFTEYTAANGYINLLKYVNLDGITDLEGLLIPIDVILTKFEAVLVSFPDQHGWDLYFNLLTCYLMYVEFSEPLIPEKFLQVCKQFIELSHKLLQVQLDALENDSSMETESDAKVIEDAKKNLKEVDGIPVNQPMHSDTEVAEMSDSITPQTLIDSLSLIYKFIAAVTETIIESRKMDEVGLNHVHINYLDDLMSRFLIQVNEIRSSFVQVTTVDTKELKLAIRSVEGLSIIANGSLQTLEKFIDNSDPQEIEEQLHIVDILQTACTNPPPGIPEWTLCCMLDKVLRTAQHLLTSLRSQLISGSAKDNTNQLSPTVFRLCDILNSRCDNEIRRFCIKKQELQTSTSPEQTDDTINLLLKNAQTLATNSAAIAQLSCGFREYIIDKLKRNYIFQQAKLRVHVILGTEAEYRTASDLEEFLNENSQYTVLSS; from the coding sequence ATGTTGTCAGATGTAGTTAAGACGTTACGCTCTTACGCAAATGCGTTTCAACTTTACGAGAAGGCTTTAGGTATGAGCTGTAACACTAGCGATGACTCGTATAACATTCTGTACAACCAAACGCGCttgttattgatgatattcaCGGAGTATACCGCTGCAAATGGCTATATAAATCTTCTAAAATACGTGAACCTAGATGGAATAACCGATCTGGAGGGGTTGCTGATACCAATTGATGTTATATTAACCAAGTTTGAGGCAGTATTAGTGTCTTTCCCTGATCAACATGGCTGGGATCTCTACTTCAACTTATTGACATGTTACCTCATGTATGTTGAATTCAGCGAACCTTTAATACCCGAAAAATTCCTTCAGGTTTGTAAGCAATTCATTGAGCTATCTCACAAGTTACTACAAGTCCAATTAGACGCATTAGAGAATGATTCTTCAATGGAAACCGAATCCGATGCAAAGGTAATTGAAGACGCTAAGAAGAATCTCAAGGAAGTAGATGGAATACCTGTTAATCAGCCAATGCATAGTGATACAGAGGTTGCTGAAATGTCTGATAGTATTACCCCTCAAACATTAATCGATTCATTATCGTtaatttataaattcaTTGCTGCAGTAACAGAAACGATTATAGAGTCTCGTAAAATGGATGAAGTTGGCCTAAATCACGTACATATTAACTACCTTGATGATCTCATGTCCAGATTTCTCATCCAGGTCAACGAAATCAGGTCATCCTTCGTTCAAGTTACTACAGTTGACACCAAAGAACTTAAGCTTGCAATACGATCCGTTGAAGGGCTGTCCATTATTGCAAACGGCAGTCTACAAactcttgaaaaattcatAGATAATTCAGATCCccaagaaattgaagaacaGCTACACATTGTCGATATCTTACAGACTGCGTGCACAAACCCTCCCCCTGGTATTCCAGAATGGACCCTCTGTTGTATGTTAGACAAAGTCTTACGCACAGCCCAACACTTACTTACATCCTTAAGATCACAATTGATCTCAGGCAGTGCAAAAGACAATACCAACCAACTAAGCCCCACTGTTTTCCGGCTCTGCGATATCCTTAACAGTCGTTGTGACAATGAGATTAGGCGCTTTTGCATCAAGAAACAGGAACTTCAGACGTCTACAAGCCCAGAACAGACTGACGACACTATAAACCTCCTACTTAAAAACGCACAAACCTTAGCCACCAACTCTGCAGCCATCGCACAACTCTCTTGTGGCTTCCGTGAGTACATCATAGATAAACTCAAGCGAAACTATATATTCCAGCAGGCAAAACTCAGGGTGCACGTAATTTTAGGCACAGAAGCTGAATACCGCACAGCGTCTGATCTCgaagaatttttgaacGAAAACTCACAATACACTGTTTTATCTAGCTGA
- the CDC13 gene encoding telomere-binding protein CDC13 (similar to Ashbya gossypii ABL155C): MSSNYRYISKPSELLHYYSKEEIITQKVEFISVLTRITFSSSADSLLYLQNFEHGREDKVPYIARLACKNSEQVRLVRMVLQLLFNNFGLDISISDSDPGFDIDNIYYKRLCFVRCKGTLVTNQNKGSILLHEILSIDMNKELSNENVSSRKLSAVDWAVLNQIVDNLVKLDKHINHEFKIKKLLNCTTKFREYLKFRMQRLESAHMHVNPMFGMNKSLYVQESQDEFNSQREEPYFNSIGGGYGGFYMPNSMTNLEDSIVDNDPIEHTDHMASVGCPTLGTSKPTSGVNNMTSNNESQCGMFCPITEILSIHEKRKPGSLPINHDQDNYSTSLSMSTIGEVESSNKKRFLNSATNSAPVTSKRKMRSVNGIKEHPLSTDTLAEVELNTKFSVTCKVAGIRPNIFEEFTSTNNSLLIYLPVDNTFDLSYMDPNKNCIEIYSSDAKFLFEKCDIDASLSHQDAISQLTYILMDSEISVTFKKEKLFFTNYHYTFCWELEDLKLMNHVPSQELSSPSPKVQLPNNSLQEATQIPFQRAITIPINEITSTTTCVTVFAMLICAKISSKSKVHHFSFTDFTSNPNIGCKIDPYLNDYSIRLRENECIYVKAYPEFLVNFDKFTVKYYNRKLVDCYNGRDANLTNFGMVFRLKLDIKTYNNKHNGIVRDVLLVTNTTKFSAVEEILLQKFYARAFERIPQKCFYHNYKRYGISFPIDLLGQNIKSLEPKCTTSTTTTPIQPNMATTPTSSVSAKKTVQSHIPTINQDIISYNIQRIEDVTYFNSTEIYASGNLYLIKAKILSATVDGSKVTMYLTDDAPLRNKMNPNEVLKVEILGKSNMNYFCGDSGKTLEEELEALILKTFNFFLLPAKIKLSPTTSLLTWCPAECSLDDLKSQAQSSDNLIKVENTSSS; the protein is encoded by the coding sequence ATGTCAAGTAACTACCGGTACATTTCGAAACCCTCTGAATTGttacattattattctaaagaagaaataataaCACAGAAAGTAGAATTTATTTCCGTGCTTACTAGAATAACGTTCTCTTCGTCTGCAGATTCGTTATTATATCTACAAAACTTTGAACATGGTAGAGAAGACAAAGTTCCATACATCGCAAGACTGGCATGCAAGAATTCTGAACAAGTTCGATTGGTGAGGATGGTGCTACAACTTTTGTTTAACAACTTTGGCCTTGATATCAGTATCTCTGATAGTGATCCCGGCTTTGACATTGATAACATCTATTATAAAAGACTATGTTTTGTAAGATGCAAGGGTACATTGGTTACCAATCAAAACAAGGGCAGTATACTATTGCATGAAATTCTTAGCATTGATATGAATAAGGAACTTAGCAACGAAAATGTAAGCTCCAGGAAATTGTCTGCGGTTGACTGGGCAGTACTCAACCAAATAGTTGATAATTTGGTTAAATTAGACAAGCATATTAATCATGAATTCAAGATTAAGAAACTTCTGAACTGTACCACGAAATTCCGCGAGTATCTGAAGTTCAGAATGCAGCGCCTAGAGTCAGCTCATATGCATGTTAACCCAATGTTTGGCATGAATAAATCCCTTTATGTGCAAGAATCACAAGATGAGTTTAATTCTCAGAGAGAAGAACCCTACTTTAACTCAATTGGAGGAGGATATGGTGGATTTTACATGCCCAATTCAATGACTAACCTTGAGGATAGTATTGTAGATAATGATCCAATTGAACATACAGATCACATGGCTTCTGTCGGATGCCCCACATTGGGAActtcaaaaccaacaaGTGGTGTAAATAATATGACATCCAACAATGAATCTCAATGTGGGATGTTTTGCCCTATTACAGAAATATTGTCTATTCATGAAAAGAGGAAACCAGGAAGTCTACCCATAAACCATGACCAAGATAACTATTCAACAAGTTTATCTATGTCAACTATAGGCGAGGTAGAATCGTCTAATAAAAAACGTTTTTTGAATTCCGCTACTAATTCTGCTCCGGTTACTTCTAAAAGGAAAATGCGGAGTGTTAATGGCATTAAAGAGCATCCTCTCTCTACTGATACTCTAGCTGAAGTAGAACTCAATACGAAATTCTCGGTTACTTGCAAAGTAGCGGGGATTAgaccaaatatttttgaagagtttACTTCAACCAATAATTCTCTCCTGATATATTTACCCGTCGATAATACCTTTGATCTATCGTATATGGATCCTAACAAAAACTGCATTGAAATATACTCATCAGATgccaaatttttatttgaaaaatgtgATATTGATGCGAGTTTATCACATCAAGATGCAATATCTCAATTAACGTATATCTTAATGGATTCAGAAATCTCTGTAAcctttaaaaaagaaaaattgtttttcaCTAATTATCATTACACATTTTGTTGGGAATTAGaggatttaaaattaatgaaCCATGTTCCTTCTCAGGAATTGTCCTCGCCATCTCCAAAAGTGCAACTTCCTAATAACAGTCTTCAGGAGGCTACCCAAATACCTTTTCAAAGAGCGATCACTATTCCAATTAATGAGATTACATCCACCACGACATGTGTTACCGTATTTGCGATGTTAATTTGCGCTAAGATTTCTTCTAAATCTAAAGTGCATCATTTCTCTTTTACTGATTTTACGTCAAACCCAAATATAGGCTGTAAAATAGACCCATATCTGAATGACTATAGTATCCGGTTACGAGAAAATGAATGTATTTATGTCAAGGCGTACCCGGAATTCCTGGTCAATTTCGATAAGTTTACGGTAAAATACTATAACAGAAAACTAGTCGACTGTTACAATGGTCGTGACGCTAACTTGACAAACTTTGGAATGGTATTCAGGCTTAAGTTAGacataaaaacatataacAATAAGCATAATGGGATTGTAAGGGACGTACTACTGGTAACAAACACTACAAAGTTTTCTGCAGTAGAGGAAATATTACTTCAGAAATTCTATGCACGAGCCTTTGAAAGGATCCCACAAAAGTGTTTCTATCACAATTACAAACGGTATGGTATATCTTTCCCAATCGATCTGCTCGGACAAAACATCAAGTCTCTTGAACCTAAATGTACTACTTCTACCACCACTACCCCAATTCAGCCAAACATGGCGACAACCCCTACATCATCCGTCAGCGCAAAAAAAACAGTTCAATCTCACATTCCAACCATCAACCAAGATATTATATCGTACAACATTCAGCgaattgaagatgttaCTTATTTCAACTCTACAGAAATATATGCAAGCGGAAACCTGTATCTAATTAAAGCAAAAATACTTTCCGCCACAGTCGATGGCTCTAAGGTGACTATGTACCTTACGGATGATGCGCCTCTTCGGAACAAAATGAATCCCAATGAAGTCCTGAAGGTAGAAATTTTAGGCAAGTCGAACATGAACTACTTTTGCGGTGATAGCGGAAAAACTCTAGAAGAAGAGCTCGAAGctttgatattgaaaaccttcaactttttcCTTCTACCAGCAAAGATTAAACTGTCGCCTACTACAAGTCTGCTAACGTGGTGCCCCGCAGAATGTTCCCTAGATGACTTAAAATCACAGGCACAGTCCTCAGATAATCTTATTAAGGTAGAAAATACGAGCTCTTCATGA